Genomic window (Synechococcus sp. LA31):
GGAAGCGGTGGTGCTCGATGAGTGCCACTACATGAACGACTCCCAGCGCGGCACCGTCTGGGAAGAGTCGATCATTCACTGCCCGCCGGTGGTGCAGCTGGTGGCCCTCTCGGCCACGGTGGCCAACGCCGGGCAGCTCACTGATTGGATCGAGCGGGTGCATGGCCCTACCCGGTTGGTGCTCAGCGATTACCGGCCGGTGCCGTTGCAGTTCAGCTTCTGCAGCGCCAAGGGTCTGCATCCGCTGCTTAACGACGAGGGCACGGACCTGCACCCCAACTGCAAGGTGTGGCGGGCCCCCAAGGGCGCCAAGCGCAAGGGCCCGAAAACGCCCAAACCTCCCCAGCCGGAGGCACCGCCCCTGAGCTTCGTGGTGGCCCAGATGGCGGAGCGAGAGATGCTGCCCGCTATCTATTTCATCTTTAGCCGCCGCAGCTGCGATAAGGCGGTGCGCGATCTGGGCAAGGTGTGCCTGGTGTCAGCTGAGGAACAGGTCCGCATCCGGGCACGGCTCGAGACCTTCATCGCCGCCACCCCTGAGGCCGTGCGCGATGGCGGCCACGACGATGCTCTCCTGCGCGGCATCGCGGCCCACCATGCCGGGGTGCTGCCTGCCTGGAAGGAATTGATCGAAGAGTTATTCCAGCAGGGGCTGGTCAAGGTGGTGTTTGCCACTGAAACCCTCGCTGCCGGGATCAACATGCCGGCCCGCAGCACGGTGATCTCTGCCCTCTCCAAGCGCACCGAGCGCGGGCATCGCCCGCTGATGGGCAGTGAATTTCTGCAGATGGCCGGCCGTGCCGGTCGCCGCGGGCTCGATAACCAGGGCTACGTCGTCACCGTGCAGAGCCGCTTTGAGGGTGTGCGCGAGGCAGGCCAGCTTGCTACGAGCCCGGCTGATCCACTGGTGAGCCAGTTCACCCCCAGCTACGGCATGGTGCTCAACCTGCTGCAGCGCTACGACTTGGCCAAGGCCAAGGAGTTGGTGGAGCGCAGCTTCGGTCGCTACCTGGCCACGCTTGATCTGGTGGAGGATGAGTCGCGCATCGCCGAGCTGCGCGAGCAGCTCAGCCATCTCAGTGGTGAGGCGGTGGAGGTGGCCTGGGACGATTTCGAGGACTACGAGAAGCAGCGCGGCCGCTTGCGTGAAGAGCGACGTTTGCAGCGAATCCTGCAGCAGCAGGCTGAGGAAACCCTGGCCCATGAGCTCACTCTGGCGCTGCGCTTTGCGAGCGAAGGTGCCCTGGTGAGCCTGAAGGCGCCGGTGCTGCGCGGTCGCGTGACACCGGCGGTGATTGTGAAGAAGGTGGAGGGACCGGGCCAGTTTCCGCTGTTGCTCTGTTTGAGCGATGACAACGTGTGGGTGCTGCTCCCCTGCACGGCTGTGGTGAGCCTGCATGCTGAGCTGAGCTGCCTGCAGGTGAAGGAGATTGCAGCCCCCGAGCTGCACCGATCCGGTGAGTTGCGCCATGGCGATCAGGCCAGCGGCGGACTGGCTCTGGCGGTGGCCCACATGGCGCGCCGTCACGACATGACGACCCCTCAGTACGACCTGGCCGGTGAAGTGCAAGCCCAGGCTCATCTGGTGCGAGAACTCGAGCTGGCGTTGGAGCTGCATCCGGCTCACCGTGCCGGCGATCGCAAGAAACTGCGCAAGCAGCGCTTCCGTATCGAGGAGCTTGAGGCGGAGATCGAGGAGCGGCAACGGATCTTGCACTTCCGCGCCAATCGCCACTGGGACACGTTCCTGGCTCTGATCGACATCCTGCGCCACTTCGGTTGTTTGGCCGGCGAGGAGGGCCTAGATCCCACCGAGATCGGTCGCACTGTGGCGGCTTTGCGGGGAGATAACGAACTTTGGCTTGGTTTGGCGCTGATGAGCGGCCACCTTGATGAGCTCGAGCCGGCTGATCTGGCTTCGGTGCTGGAGGGAATCTCCACGGAGGTGAACCGACCGGATTTGTGGAGCGGCTTTCCACCGTCGCCCGCCTCCGAGGAGGCTCTGCATGATCTACGCGGTATCCGCCGTGAGCTGCAGCGTCAGCAGGAGCAAGCCTCGGTGGTGATGCCGTTGTGGTTCGAGCCGGAGCTGATGGGTCTGGTGCACGCGTGGGCCAAGGGCGTGAGCTGGAACGATCTGATCGCCAATACCTCACTGGATGAGGGTGATGTGGTGCGAATCATGCGCCGCACTGTGGATTTGTTGGCTCAGATCCCCTACTGCGAAGCGATCAGCGACCAGCTGCGCAGCCATGCCCGGGCTGCCCTCAAGGCGATTAATCGTTTCCCGGTATGCGAACCGATCGATCTCCTCGCTGGCGGCTCCGGGCCCAACCCGGCGACAGAGCGCTCGGCGGCTTAACGCGGCCTCAGCACCAACCACACGATCAGCAGCAGACCTGTCGTGCTGCCAACGGTGTAAATCCAGTCGGCGTAAGGCGTCCAGAACACGGCCAGCACGTCAAGGGCAGCGAGAGGGTGGAGCATGAGCTGCAGTGTGGCTGTGGTTAGCGTGCCAGCAGAGCGGCGGACGTTTTGATCAATCCCTCCCGCATCCGCATCCTGGCTGTGGGCAAGGTGCGCAAGGGCTGGGTGTTGGAGGGGATCGCCACCTACCTGAAGCGGCTGCCTGGTCTGCAGGTTGTAGAACTTCGCGACGCTGGCAAGGTTCGGGAGACCGAGGCGATCTTGGCGGCCCTGCGTCCCGATGAGCAGCTGGTGGTGCTGGCGGAGGAGGGGCAGACCTTCAACTCCCCGGCCTTTGCCAAGCGACTGGAGGGCTCGGGCTCCGAACGCCTGGCGTTGGTGATCGGTGGGGCTGAAGGCCTCGATCCAGCCCTCAAGGCCCGAGCCAGCTGGACACTCAGCCTTTCACCGATGACCTTTCCCCACGAGTTGGCCCGCCTCTTGCTGCTGGAGCAGCTCTACCGGGCACTCACGATTCAGCAGGGCGGGCCTTATCACAAATGAGCCTGCGGCCTTAGATACCCAGTCGCTCCCAGATCACGCCCAGGTTGGCCTGATGCAGATCGGTTGAGAAGCAGTCGGCCAGTTGCTCGGCCGTAAGGCGTGAGGTCACGTCTGCGTCGGCCTCAAGGTTGGCGCGGAAATCACCGCCTTCGGTGTTCCAGGCGGTGTGGGCGTTGCGCTGCACGATGCGGTAAGCGTCTTCGCGGTTGATGCCGCTCTCCACCAGAGCCAGAAGCACCCGCTGGCTGAACACCACGCCGCCGTACACATTCATGTTGCGGGCCATGTTGCCTGGGTAGACCCCCAGTCCCTGCACCACCGAGGTCATTTCCCGCAGCATGAAGTGCAGGGTCACCGAGCAGTCGGGCAGCATCATGCGCTCCACGGAGCTATGGCTGATGTCGCGCTCATGCCAGAGGGCGCAGTTTTCTAGGGCCGCCACCACGTAGCTGCGCAGCACCCGGGCCAGGCCGCTGATGCGCTCGCTGCGGATCGGGTTGCGCTTGTGGGGCATGGCTGAGCTGCCCTTCTGGCCTTTGGCGAAGTTCTCCTCCACCTCCAGCACATCGGTGCGCTGCATGTTGCGGATCTCGGTGGAGAAGCGCTCCAGGGCCGCACCCACCAGGGCCAGTGTTTGGATGAATTCCGCGTGGCGATCGCGGGAGATCACCTGGGTGCTGGCGGTGTCGGGCACCAGGCCGAGCTTGGCGCAGGCGATGTCCTCCACCCGGGGATCGGTGTTGGCGTAGGTGCCCATGGCACCTGAGATCTGGCCCACGCTCACGGCGGTTTCCAGGCGCTCGAGGCGCTCCTGGTTGCGCACCACCTCCGCCAGCCAGCCAGCCACCTTGAAACCGAAGGTGATCGGTTCACCGTGGATGGCGTGGGAGCGGCCGATCATCACGGTGCCCTTGTGCTCGCGGGCCAGAACGCGCAGCGCCTCCGCCAGCTTGTCGAGCTCGGTGCGCAGCAGCTGCACCGAGGCTTTCATCTGCAGGGCCACGCCGGTATCCAGCACATCGGAGCTGGTCATGCCCACGTGGATGTAGCGGCCGGCATCCCCCACGTGTTCGTTCACGTTGGTGAGGAAGGCGATCACGTCATGGCGCACCTCAGCCTCGATTTCGAGGATGCGCTCAACGCTGAAGGAAGCCTTCTCTTTGATCGTGGCAACGGCCTCGGCGGGCACGCGTCCCAGTTCGCAGTTGGCTTCGGTGGCGGCGATCTCCACATCGAGCCAGCTCTGGAACTTCGCCTGCTCGCTCCAGATGGCGCCCATCTCGGGCAGGGTGTAACGCTCGATCAAGGCCGCCGCGGGCTCACATCGAGACCAATGTATGGAACGGCGCTCAATCCGCCCTTAGGCCACTGCCGTGAGCTTGCGGTGCTCCACCTCCCACTGCACCAGTTGGCCCCAGGCTTGTTGGCGCACCCAGCAGCGGCCGCCGCGGCACTGGATCAGTTGAAAAGGGGGGAGGTCCTCGGGCTGGTTGCGCAGCTTCACGAAGCTGCCGGGCCGGAGCAGTTCCACAACGTTGGATTGCATGCTCGCCATGGGGTCTCCCCTGTGCTGAACGCCATCCTCTGGAGTGTTCCCCTGATTCCGGGTTCAGCCCCCGCTTTTGTTCCGTTTCCCCTGTGCTTTTGTGACAGCACATCAGCACATCGCCGTTGATGGGCCGCAAGCAACGTCTTGATTTGCAGCTGGTGGAGCTTGGCCTGGCCACGAGTCGCCAGCAAGCGCAGCAGCTCATCCGGGCTGGCAAGGTGCGCAGCGGTGATCGCGTGCTGGATAAGCCCGGTATGGAGGTGGCGGCGGATCTCCCCTTTGTGGTGGAGCAGCCGCCGCGTTTCGTGTCGCGCGGCGGTGAGAAGCTGCTGGGCGCCCTGTCCACCTTCCCGCTCGAGCTCGCAGGGCGGGTGTGCCTCGATGGCGGCATCTCCACCGGTGGCTTCACCGATTGCCTGCTGCAGCACGGCGCGCAGCGGGTGTACGGCGTGGATGTTGGCTACGGCCAGACGGCCTGGAGCTTGCGCACCGATCCGCGTTTGGTGTTGAAGGAACGCACCAACCTGCGCCACCTGCAGCCAGAAGACCTCTACGGCGATGCCGATCCCTGGCCGGATCTGGCGGTGGCGGATGTGTCGTTCATCCGGCTGGCTTTAGTGCTGCCAGCGATTGGCCGATTGCTGCAGCCCGATCGGCGCGAAGCCCTGCTGCTCGTGAAGCCGCAGTTTGAAGTGGGCAAAGAGCGTGTGGGCAAAGGCGGCGTGGTGCGCGATCCCGCCGCCCATGTGGATGCAATCGAGGGGGTGATCGCCGCAGCGGCGGGGGAGGGCTGGCACCCCTGCGGCGTGACCGCCTCGCCGATCACCGGCCCGGCGGGGAACCACGAATATTTGCTGTGGCTGCGCAGCGGTGCGTGGCCTGTTGTGGCCGAGGGGAACCCAGCTGCTGATCAGCACAAAGCCGCCGGATCGGTTCCCGATGGGGATGCAATCCGGCGGCTCGTGGAGGCCACCCTCAAGGTCTGAGGGTGGTTGTGTAGGCGTGAAGCCCGCTCAGATCGCGCTGCTGTCGCGGTCGCCGGTGCGGATGCGGATCACCGAATCCACGGGGCTGATGAAGATCTTGCCGTCGCCGATTTCTCCGGTACGGGCGGCTTCCTGGATGGCGCTCACCACGGTGTCCACCTGGGGATCGTCCACCACGATCTCGAGCTTGAGCTTCTGCAGAAACTCCACGGTGAACTCGGAGCCGCGGTAGCGCTCCACCTGGCCCTTTTGACGCCCGAAGCCCCGGACCTCGCTCACCGTCATGCCGACAATGCCAGCATTGACCAGGGCCAGCTTCACGTCTTCGAGTTTGAACGGACGAATGATGGCCTCAACTTTTTTCATGGCTGCGGGAGTGGCAGGGGAAGCGCGGTCGGAGACAGTCTCTCAGGAATTCTGGGAGTGCAAGCGGGCCGTTGGGCCCCCTCGCAACGCCATTAGGCCGCAGCTTTCGGGGCAGAGGTGTTGCTTTTGCTACCGCTGCGGGTGCCCGTGGGTCGCTGCTTAGCATCCAGGCCTCAGTTCCCCCTACCGATGAGCGCTGATCAGACCCGCACGCCCCTCTACGGAGAGCGGGCTATCGACGAAGCGGAGCTGATCTGCTTCGAGAATCCACGCCCAGGCCGGGCCTATGAAGTGGCCATCACCCTGCCGGAATTCACTTGCAAGTGCCCGTTTTCGGGGTATCCAGATTTCGCCACGTTGCGCCTGCTGTATCAGCCCGGCCCCCGTGTGATGGAGCTCAAGGCGATCAAGCTTTATGTGAACAGCTACCGCGATCAATCCATCTCCCAT
Coding sequences:
- a CDS encoding RNA helicase; protein product: MPSSSPASAAASSSDGASAAVPPLGQLFPFPLDGFQLDAIDALNQGHSVVVSAPTGSGKTLVGEYAIHRALAHGRKVFYTTPLKALSNQKLRDFREQFGAERVGLMTGDLTVNREASVVVMTTEIFRNMLYAEADQGDDPLEGVEAVVLDECHYMNDSQRGTVWEESIIHCPPVVQLVALSATVANAGQLTDWIERVHGPTRLVLSDYRPVPLQFSFCSAKGLHPLLNDEGTDLHPNCKVWRAPKGAKRKGPKTPKPPQPEAPPLSFVVAQMAEREMLPAIYFIFSRRSCDKAVRDLGKVCLVSAEEQVRIRARLETFIAATPEAVRDGGHDDALLRGIAAHHAGVLPAWKELIEELFQQGLVKVVFATETLAAGINMPARSTVISALSKRTERGHRPLMGSEFLQMAGRAGRRGLDNQGYVVTVQSRFEGVREAGQLATSPADPLVSQFTPSYGMVLNLLQRYDLAKAKELVERSFGRYLATLDLVEDESRIAELREQLSHLSGEAVEVAWDDFEDYEKQRGRLREERRLQRILQQQAEETLAHELTLALRFASEGALVSLKAPVLRGRVTPAVIVKKVEGPGQFPLLLCLSDDNVWVLLPCTAVVSLHAELSCLQVKEIAAPELHRSGELRHGDQASGGLALAVAHMARRHDMTTPQYDLAGEVQAQAHLVRELELALELHPAHRAGDRKKLRKQRFRIEELEAEIEERQRILHFRANRHWDTFLALIDILRHFGCLAGEEGLDPTEIGRTVAALRGDNELWLGLALMSGHLDELEPADLASVLEGISTEVNRPDLWSGFPPSPASEEALHDLRGIRRELQRQQEQASVVMPLWFEPELMGLVHAWAKGVSWNDLIANTSLDEGDVVRIMRRTVDLLAQIPYCEAISDQLRSHARAALKAINRFPVCEPIDLLAGGSGPNPATERSAA
- a CDS encoding 23S rRNA (pseudouridine(1915)-N(3))-methyltransferase RlmH encodes the protein MNPSRIRILAVGKVRKGWVLEGIATYLKRLPGLQVVELRDAGKVRETEAILAALRPDEQLVVLAEEGQTFNSPAFAKRLEGSGSERLALVIGGAEGLDPALKARASWTLSLSPMTFPHELARLLLLEQLYRALTIQQGGPYHK
- the purB gene encoding adenylosuccinate lyase; amino-acid sequence: MIERYTLPEMGAIWSEQAKFQSWLDVEIAATEANCELGRVPAEAVATIKEKASFSVERILEIEAEVRHDVIAFLTNVNEHVGDAGRYIHVGMTSSDVLDTGVALQMKASVQLLRTELDKLAEALRVLAREHKGTVMIGRSHAIHGEPITFGFKVAGWLAEVVRNQERLERLETAVSVGQISGAMGTYANTDPRVEDIACAKLGLVPDTASTQVISRDRHAEFIQTLALVGAALERFSTEIRNMQRTDVLEVEENFAKGQKGSSAMPHKRNPIRSERISGLARVLRSYVVAALENCALWHERDISHSSVERMMLPDCSVTLHFMLREMTSVVQGLGVYPGNMARNMNVYGGVVFSQRVLLALVESGINREDAYRIVQRNAHTAWNTEGGDFRANLEADADVTSRLTAEQLADCFSTDLHQANLGVIWERLGI
- a CDS encoding TlyA family RNA methyltransferase; its protein translation is MGRKQRLDLQLVELGLATSRQQAQQLIRAGKVRSGDRVLDKPGMEVAADLPFVVEQPPRFVSRGGEKLLGALSTFPLELAGRVCLDGGISTGGFTDCLLQHGAQRVYGVDVGYGQTAWSLRTDPRLVLKERTNLRHLQPEDLYGDADPWPDLAVADVSFIRLALVLPAIGRLLQPDRREALLLVKPQFEVGKERVGKGGVVRDPAAHVDAIEGVIAAAAGEGWHPCGVTASPITGPAGNHEYLLWLRSGAWPVVAEGNPAADQHKAAGSVPDGDAIRRLVEATLKV
- a CDS encoding P-II family nitrogen regulator, whose amino-acid sequence is MKKVEAIIRPFKLEDVKLALVNAGIVGMTVSEVRGFGRQKGQVERYRGSEFTVEFLQKLKLEIVVDDPQVDTVVSAIQEAARTGEIGDGKIFISPVDSVIRIRTGDRDSSAI
- the queF gene encoding preQ(1) synthase, whose protein sequence is MSADQTRTPLYGERAIDEAELICFENPRPGRAYEVAITLPEFTCKCPFSGYPDFATLRLLYQPGPRVMELKAIKLYVNSYRDQSISHEEVTNRILDHFVAACEPVWMQLEADFNPRGNVHTVIRATHGTRQPC